A stretch of the Nitrospirota bacterium genome encodes the following:
- a CDS encoding glycosyltransferase family 9 protein codes for MWEKRYLHLGEGLKIGISWRGGSNRKRSVEIGHWRNLFSVPRIKFINLQYGDCTDEIFMIHDQFDRTIYDWEDSDPLKDLDNFAAQIAALDLVISIDNATVHMAGALGTPVWTLLSYSSDWRWMLDREDSPWYPSMRLFRQPAPGDWESAMTNIKFELLNLSTKFDN; via the coding sequence ATGTGGGAAAAAAGATATCTACATTTGGGAGAAGGACTAAAGATAGGCATTTCCTGGCGAGGAGGAAGTAACCGCAAGCGTTCTGTCGAAATTGGACATTGGAGAAACTTATTTTCAGTCCCCCGAATAAAATTTATTAACCTCCAATATGGAGATTGTACTGATGAAATATTTATGATACATGATCAATTTGATCGAACCATATATGACTGGGAAGACTCAGACCCGCTCAAGGACCTGGACAATTTTGCTGCGCAAATTGCTGCACTTGACTTAGTCATTTCAATTGATAATGCAACCGTCCATATGGCAGGCGCTTTAGGGACGCCTGTTTGGACGTTGCTGAGTTATTCTTCAGATTGGCGCTGGATGCTAGATCGTGAAGACAGTCCATGGTACCCCAGCATGAGGTTATTCCGTCAACCTGCACCGGGCGACTGGGAATCGGCCATGACTAATATAAAATTTGAACTGCTGAATTTATCAACAAAATTTGACAACTGA
- a CDS encoding tetratricopeptide repeat protein, which yields MNINESIHLAFQHYQTGDFQQAKDTCMEILKKHPDNEAMLYLLGVIYAQHEEYDLAIQNLTRALQCNAKNADAYLALGAIFQKRGLVDEAVEYYQKAVGIDPDIAEAYENLGDIFRDKRQFDEAITHYKKAIQYIPDSAEIHCSLGNIFKEKGQLDLAMYYYRKALKYNPDYAEIYNNLGLILTYQHQLDEAITHYQKAVQLNPDYAEALTNLGVAFHQKGKFDEAIKYLQMALQSKGNIFKAHYYLGDALFKKGRYHEASVSYQKAIELESENPRAHFNWAFCLFSLGDLNRGWKEFQWHWKFGNNSDYLKNCPKPLWTGFDISERVILVRDVPKPSSGFGDTIQFIRYAPLVARRCAKVIFQTHKELVSLLQAVEGISQIVEFGQEPSDFDVHCFLLDLPFVFDVSLDNIPLKIPYIPVNPQLIEEWEKKIQHHKDKFKVGLVWAAGGGDRSCDFETFSLLGKNSSNAIFFSLQKGRVAEQAKNFPEGMQFIDLTEEIHDFTDTAALIQNLDLVISVDTSVAHLAGALGKPVWTLLPFVSPWRWMLDREDSPWYPSMRLFRQPSDGDWESVIVSVRGELLQLLGRK from the coding sequence ATGAATATCAATGAGTCAATTCATTTAGCATTTCAGCATTATCAAACCGGTGACTTTCAGCAGGCGAAAGATACCTGCATGGAAATCTTGAAAAAACACCCCGACAATGAAGCGATGTTATACCTGCTTGGAGTTATCTATGCGCAACATGAAGAATATGATCTGGCGATACAGAATCTCACAAGGGCGCTTCAATGCAATGCAAAAAATGCTGATGCATACCTTGCGTTAGGAGCGATATTTCAGAAAAGAGGACTGGTTGATGAAGCGGTAGAGTATTATCAAAAAGCTGTTGGGATCGATCCTGATATTGCCGAGGCATATGAAAATCTGGGAGATATCTTCCGGGACAAGCGACAGTTTGACGAAGCTATCACTCATTACAAAAAAGCTATTCAGTACATTCCGGATTCAGCCGAAATACATTGTTCCCTGGGGAACATTTTCAAGGAAAAGGGACAACTTGATCTGGCTATGTATTATTATCGAAAAGCTTTGAAGTATAACCCTGATTATGCTGAGATATACAATAATCTTGGTCTTATTCTGACATACCAACACCAGCTGGATGAGGCCATTACTCATTATCAAAAAGCGGTACAATTAAATCCCGATTATGCCGAAGCATTAACAAATCTCGGAGTTGCTTTCCACCAGAAAGGGAAGTTTGATGAGGCCATAAAATATTTGCAGATGGCGTTACAAAGCAAAGGGAATATTTTCAAAGCGCATTATTATCTGGGAGATGCATTGTTTAAGAAAGGAAGATACCATGAAGCATCAGTCTCCTATCAAAAAGCCATAGAGCTTGAAAGCGAAAATCCCAGGGCACATTTCAATTGGGCATTTTGCCTTTTTTCTCTTGGTGATTTAAACCGTGGCTGGAAGGAGTTCCAATGGCATTGGAAATTTGGAAATAATAGCGACTATTTAAAGAATTGTCCTAAGCCGCTCTGGACAGGGTTTGATATATCCGAACGTGTTATTCTGGTGCGCGACGTGCCAAAACCTTCCTCAGGATTTGGAGATACTATTCAATTTATCCGTTACGCGCCTTTAGTTGCGCGGCGCTGTGCAAAGGTAATTTTTCAGACCCACAAAGAATTAGTGTCTTTATTACAAGCTGTTGAAGGCATCTCTCAGATTGTAGAATTCGGCCAAGAACCCTCTGATTTTGATGTTCATTGTTTTCTCTTGGATCTTCCTTTTGTGTTTGATGTTTCGCTCGATAATATTCCTTTAAAAATACCATATATTCCTGTCAATCCCCAATTAATTGAGGAATGGGAAAAGAAAATACAGCATCATAAAGACAAATTCAAAGTGGGATTAGTCTGGGCTGCAGGTGGTGGGGATAGATCTTGTGATTTCGAGACATTTTCACTGCTGGGGAAAAATAGCAGTAATGCTATCTTTTTTAGTTTGCAGAAGGGAAGAGTTGCAGAACAGGCAAAGAACTTCCCAGAGGGGATGCAATTTATTGATCTCACTGAAGAAATTCATGACTTCACGGATACCGCAGCGTTAATTCAAAATCTCGACCTGGTTATTTCCGTAGATACCTCAGTGGCACACTTGGCGGGAGCTCTCGGAAAACCGGTTTGGACATTGTTACCTTTTGTTTCACCTTGGCGCTGGATGCTAGATCGTGAAGACAGTCCATGGTACCCCAGCATGAGGTTATTTCGCCAGCCTTCAGATGGAGACTGGGAATCAGTGATAGTCAGTGTGAGAGGTGAGCTGTTACAATTATTAGGAAGAAAATGA
- a CDS encoding tetratricopeptide repeat protein, whose amino-acid sequence MDIDNAIQAALQHYQSGNLPDAEIIFSKVLKEQPSNKEVSYFLGIVYAEMGKYDLAIPYLRESLAFSIDNAYACFMLGVIYQNKGLLNNAVQCFQTTLEIDPEFADAYEKLGECYQNNDIFEDAISYYKKALLLKPHCATLYDNIGVCLHKTGQLDEAMKYYQKALHLDPRLSHVYNNLGNVFDAQGFYEKAIDCYQQALQSNQNNAISYINLGLASQKRGKNSEALVFFHKAVELDKNNAEAHSNMSFSLMASGDLKRGWEEFQWHWKTREGINFQKSLQKPRWTGFDISGCTVLLHDGAEGSIGFGDTIQFIRYVSSMAEQCAKVIFECKKELIPLLRNVQGISKIMEFGEKACAFDVHCFILDLPFLFHCSLDNIPSKIPYIHVAPQLIKEWGEKIIYYQPSFKIGLVWGQGHVGEFGKCCSLVTYSPLGFSNHITFFSLQKGDSAKQAKTSPQGMNIIDLTDDIHDFADTAALIENLDLVISVDTSVAHLAGALGKPVWTLLPFASCWRWMLDREDSPWYPTMRLFRQPSPGDWESVIIKVRDELRKLLNV is encoded by the coding sequence ATGGATATCGATAATGCCATTCAAGCGGCTCTCCAGCATTATCAGTCGGGAAACCTACCAGACGCAGAAATTATATTTTCAAAAGTCCTCAAAGAGCAACCAAGTAATAAAGAAGTATCATATTTTCTTGGAATCGTGTATGCAGAAATGGGAAAATATGATTTAGCAATCCCTTATTTAAGAGAGTCTCTTGCATTTAGCATTGATAATGCTTATGCATGTTTTATGCTGGGGGTGATTTATCAAAATAAAGGGCTATTGAATAACGCTGTGCAGTGCTTTCAAACAACTCTTGAGATTGATCCGGAATTTGCTGATGCATATGAAAAACTGGGAGAATGTTATCAAAACAATGATATCTTCGAAGATGCTATATCCTATTATAAAAAGGCATTGTTGCTTAAACCGCATTGTGCGACTTTGTATGATAATATCGGTGTCTGCTTGCACAAAACAGGACAATTAGATGAAGCTATGAAATATTATCAAAAAGCGTTGCATCTTGACCCAAGGCTATCACACGTATATAACAATCTCGGCAATGTTTTCGACGCACAAGGATTTTATGAAAAAGCAATTGACTGTTATCAGCAAGCATTGCAGTCGAATCAAAACAATGCGATTTCCTATATCAATTTGGGACTTGCATCGCAAAAAAGAGGGAAAAACAGTGAGGCTTTGGTCTTCTTCCACAAAGCAGTTGAACTTGACAAAAACAATGCAGAGGCACACAGTAATATGTCATTTTCTCTAATGGCATCAGGAGATTTAAAGCGTGGGTGGGAAGAATTTCAATGGCATTGGAAAACCCGGGAGGGGATTAATTTTCAGAAGAGCCTTCAAAAGCCGCGCTGGACTGGATTTGATATTTCAGGATGCACTGTTTTATTGCATGATGGAGCAGAGGGATCAATTGGGTTCGGAGATACTATTCAATTCATCCGTTATGTTTCTTCAATGGCCGAGCAGTGTGCAAAAGTAATTTTTGAGTGCAAAAAGGAATTGATACCCCTCTTGAGAAATGTTCAAGGGATATCAAAGATTATGGAATTCGGTGAAAAAGCATGTGCTTTTGATGTTCACTGTTTCATCCTAGACTTACCTTTTTTATTTCACTGCTCGCTCGATAATATTCCTTCAAAAATACCATATATTCATGTCGCTCCTCAATTAATAAAGGAATGGGGAGAGAAAATAATTTATTATCAACCGAGTTTTAAAATCGGATTAGTTTGGGGACAAGGTCATGTGGGTGAGTTTGGAAAATGTTGCAGTCTCGTTACCTATTCCCCACTAGGGTTTAGTAATCATATTACTTTTTTCAGTCTGCAAAAAGGAGATTCCGCAAAGCAGGCGAAGACTTCTCCCCAGGGAATGAATATTATAGACCTGACTGATGATATTCATGACTTCGCAGATACGGCAGCACTTATAGAAAATCTCGACCTGGTCATTTCCGTAGATACTTCAGTTGCGCACTTAGCGGGCGCACTTGGTAAACCGGTTTGGACATTATTGCCGTTTGCTTCATGCTGGAGATGGATGCTGGATCGTGAAGACAGTCCATGGTATCCCACTATGAGGTTATTTCGCCAGCCTTCACCAGGAGATTGGGAATCAGTGATAATCAAAGTGAGGGACGAACTGCGTAAATTGCTAAATGTATAA
- a CDS encoding molybdopterin-dependent oxidoreductase, whose translation MEKRMKLQIDGKEIEAPAGMNLIDAAELAGVHIPNLCYMKGMKGVGACRLCLIEVEGLKAPVIACNTKVRDGMVIHTQTERLKEVRKFVIDLILSMHPLDCMTCTKAGVCNLQQYAYDFELKESSFTRKKSGYPVDEANPFIRRDPEYCILCGRCVRVCREQGTNVLEFMGRGIESTVTTAVDKPLQESGCTFCGSCVDACPVNALLESDRWRRGREWEYAQVNSVCLLCGSGCDISLSLKEGTIQKINSGAVSGSAGKYLCAYGRFGFDCIEADSRVTVPLKRVNGQLTETTWEDALALVADSLRKAGHNAGFVSVAGITNEDALTLRKLAKNAVKTKNADTTMSLYADAGVFIQSDNANIDDADVILLIGMNPSQWDRTLPALDAAIRRRVSRGAKLIVVNSSDTSIAGAATVTLQGDEVSILKGLARALTEKGLKSEKSLVSSVMDAMVTEEIEKAAALYAEAGNPLLISSPALFESAANIALFGGKVVAAGLESNARGVALMGLTTEGKTAREMMAGGVKVLYAVGEIPLDKRPDGVEFLVVQHSHLSELAKHADVVLPSATPYETSGTIVDYLGRLKHLPKALEPRGQSKRHGDIFIGLAKVMGSAIRKPTQAEIKKAVKGKVKHSFQPFAKKEGIDVFPAEFIASLNASVINGSRLLWLKETGRGVAANIL comes from the coding sequence ATGGAGAAACGTATGAAACTTCAGATAGATGGCAAGGAGATAGAAGCCCCGGCCGGGATGAACCTGATAGATGCCGCGGAGCTCGCTGGGGTGCATATTCCGAACCTCTGCTATATGAAAGGCATGAAAGGGGTAGGCGCCTGCAGGCTCTGCCTTATTGAGGTTGAGGGGCTGAAAGCACCGGTTATCGCCTGCAATACAAAGGTCAGGGATGGCATGGTGATTCATACTCAGACTGAACGGCTGAAGGAAGTGAGAAAGTTCGTCATCGATCTTATCCTCTCCATGCACCCACTCGACTGCATGACCTGCACAAAGGCCGGGGTGTGCAACCTGCAGCAATATGCCTATGATTTCGAACTTAAGGAGTCCTCATTTACGAGGAAAAAATCAGGATATCCGGTAGACGAAGCCAATCCCTTTATCAGGAGAGACCCCGAATACTGTATCCTCTGCGGACGCTGCGTGAGGGTATGCAGGGAGCAGGGGACGAATGTCCTGGAATTCATGGGCAGGGGAATTGAATCGACGGTTACCACCGCGGTTGACAAACCGCTTCAGGAATCGGGGTGTACCTTTTGCGGAAGCTGTGTTGACGCATGTCCGGTAAATGCCCTTCTTGAGTCGGACAGATGGCGCAGGGGAAGGGAATGGGAATATGCGCAGGTGAACTCTGTCTGCCTGTTATGCGGCAGCGGGTGTGACATCAGCCTGAGCCTGAAGGAGGGAACAATACAGAAGATAAATTCCGGAGCAGTATCAGGCTCAGCCGGGAAGTATCTCTGCGCCTATGGCAGATTCGGCTTTGATTGTATTGAGGCGGACTCGCGAGTCACGGTCCCCCTGAAACGGGTTAACGGCCAGCTGACAGAGACCACATGGGAAGATGCGCTGGCGCTTGTTGCAGACAGCCTCAGGAAGGCGGGGCACAACGCCGGATTTGTGAGCGTCGCGGGCATTACCAATGAGGACGCCCTGACTCTCAGAAAACTTGCAAAGAATGCCGTAAAGACGAAAAATGCCGATACTACAATGAGTCTTTATGCAGATGCCGGCGTATTCATACAATCTGATAACGCGAATATTGATGACGCAGACGTTATTCTTCTGATCGGAATGAATCCGTCGCAGTGGGACAGGACCTTGCCTGCACTCGATGCGGCAATAAGGCGAAGAGTGAGCAGGGGGGCAAAGCTGATCGTGGTGAACTCATCGGATACGTCAATAGCTGGTGCGGCAACAGTCACCCTTCAGGGAGACGAGGTCAGTATCCTGAAGGGGCTTGCGAGGGCACTCACCGAAAAGGGACTTAAATCTGAGAAAAGTCTGGTGTCGTCGGTCATGGACGCAATGGTTACGGAAGAGATTGAAAAGGCTGCAGCACTGTATGCCGAAGCAGGGAATCCGTTGCTTATATCCTCTCCAGCATTATTTGAATCGGCTGCCAATATTGCATTGTTCGGGGGAAAAGTCGTGGCGGCTGGTCTTGAAAGTAATGCGCGAGGGGTTGCTTTAATGGGACTGACAACCGAGGGAAAGACTGCGCGTGAAATGATGGCGGGCGGGGTGAAAGTCCTCTATGCGGTTGGGGAGATCCCTTTGGATAAAAGACCGGACGGTGTCGAATTTCTTGTTGTCCAGCACTCGCATCTTTCAGAGCTGGCGAAACATGCTGACGTGGTACTTCCCTCGGCAACCCCGTATGAAACTTCGGGTACGATCGTGGATTACCTCGGCAGGCTGAAGCATCTTCCCAAAGCACTGGAACCTCGGGGACAGTCAAAACGCCATGGGGATATCTTTATCGGTCTTGCGAAGGTTATGGGTTCTGCAATCAGGAAACCGACTCAGGCCGAGATCAAAAAGGCGGTTAAGGGGAAAGTGAAACATTCATTCCAGCCGTTTGCAAAAAAAGAAGGCATTGATGTTTTCCCTGCCGAGTTCATAGCGTCTCTCAATGCATCGGTGATCAACGGGTCAAGACTCCTCTGGCTGAAGGAGACCGGGCGGGGCGTAGCCGCAAATATTCTTTAA
- a CDS encoding 4Fe-4S binding protein → MSLPSEEGKKLEDIRKEAEERSCPVQRALYFIGEFIDGPMCSRCFPCSFGTAEAKIRLIRLSDHPEKASAEDIQALRRISVNMTEASFCKKGKDTGRFILETLDAFEEDIGKHLSGECTTRECISLIQYFIKPELCIMCGKCLEACEYDAVIGERIKPYMSGYLPFEIRQTKCTRCGECIKVCPTGAIEIIAVPREEIMNVTR, encoded by the coding sequence ATGAGTTTACCTTCGGAAGAAGGGAAAAAACTCGAGGACATAAGAAAAGAGGCAGAGGAACGGTCCTGTCCTGTGCAAAGGGCGCTCTATTTCATCGGGGAATTTATCGACGGTCCAATGTGCAGCAGATGTTTCCCCTGTTCCTTCGGGACCGCAGAGGCGAAGATACGGCTGATCAGGCTCAGTGACCATCCGGAAAAAGCTTCCGCGGAAGACATTCAGGCTTTGAGAAGGATCAGCGTGAATATGACAGAAGCGTCCTTCTGCAAGAAGGGCAAGGATACCGGAAGATTCATTCTCGAAACACTCGATGCCTTCGAAGAAGACATCGGGAAGCACCTTTCCGGTGAATGCACTACAAGGGAATGTATCAGCCTTATTCAGTACTTCATAAAGCCTGAACTCTGCATCATGTGCGGAAAGTGCCTGGAGGCATGTGAATACGATGCCGTTATCGGTGAGAGGATAAAGCCGTATATGTCGGGATACCTTCCCTTCGAGATACGCCAGACAAAATGCACTCGGTGCGGTGAATGTATTAAGGTATGCCCGACAGGAGCGATAGAGATTATTGCTGTACCCCGTGAAGAAATCATGAATGTTACCAGATAA
- a CDS encoding NADH-ubiquinone oxidoreductase-F iron-sulfur binding region domain-containing protein encodes MEKLKDIEALRNLREHLKNDVLRPGKNTIKVCCGLPCSTLGSHKVAQALEEETSRSGLQVDIIKTGCQGLCQKGPLLQIEPHGFLYQRAHPAHAREIISNTCAAGIPVRELIHRDSFLEEPEPLLQEVPFYKKQMKVALRNTGNIDPFNIHHYIAAGGYTALEKILTSMTADQVIEEMRKSNLRGRGGAGFPAGVKWAHTKRAPGTIKMVIANGDEGDPGAFMDRSIMEGDPHSLLEGMLTCAYAIDAHFGFIYVRHEYPLAIKTLKTAIRQAEETGLLGKNILGTGFDFTVHIREGAGAFVCGEATALVASIEGNRGFPHARPPRVSEPGGGPWGYPSNLNNVETYACVPPIIERGADWFLGIGTQGSPGTKVFSLAGKVKNTGLVEVPMGITLREIIYDIGGGIIGNRKIKAVQTGGPSGGCIPEQFLDLPVDFDSLWKVGSIMGSGGMVVMDEDNCMVDVAKFFLSFTQAESCGKCPPCRIGTYRMLEILERITSGHGEEGDIERLEHLGKLVKMGSLCGLGQSAPNPVLTTIQYFRDEYEEHVKDKYCRAKVCNLGIFLVDHDECILCGLCKQACAFGAVKETRRSFFIDRDSCTRCKACYYACPIDAVKIVKQRFARLEEELKIPSEEIAVIERRTRMRLRDILESKPYEIVMINRNCCIADAVRTMSEKNVSGIFVVDEQERLVSIFTERDIVRCVFNNTPTSESLENLIMRDITVFDPSTEVSSAISIASRKKIRHLPVVEGNKIVGMITFRDLVSYLLPEICFMAETMY; translated from the coding sequence ATGGAAAAACTGAAGGACATAGAAGCATTGAGGAATCTCAGGGAGCATCTGAAGAACGATGTCCTGAGACCAGGGAAAAATACGATAAAAGTCTGCTGCGGGCTCCCCTGCAGCACCCTGGGGTCTCACAAAGTGGCGCAGGCACTTGAGGAAGAGACTTCAAGGAGCGGCCTTCAGGTCGATATCATAAAGACAGGGTGCCAGGGGCTATGCCAGAAAGGGCCGCTGCTGCAGATCGAACCGCACGGTTTTCTCTATCAGAGGGCACACCCTGCACATGCACGGGAGATTATCTCGAATACCTGTGCTGCGGGGATCCCTGTGAGGGAACTGATACACAGGGATTCATTTCTGGAAGAACCTGAGCCATTGTTGCAGGAAGTTCCCTTTTACAAGAAGCAGATGAAAGTCGCTCTCAGAAATACGGGTAATATAGACCCGTTCAATATCCATCATTATATTGCTGCAGGAGGCTATACTGCTCTTGAAAAGATTCTTACCTCAATGACCGCAGATCAGGTGATTGAGGAAATGAGGAAGTCAAACCTCAGGGGACGTGGAGGGGCGGGCTTTCCTGCCGGAGTCAAATGGGCACACACAAAAAGGGCTCCGGGGACGATAAAGATGGTCATCGCGAATGGCGATGAGGGGGATCCCGGCGCGTTCATGGACAGGTCTATCATGGAGGGTGACCCCCACAGTCTCCTCGAGGGCATGCTTACATGCGCATATGCAATAGATGCGCATTTCGGGTTTATTTATGTCAGGCATGAATACCCGCTTGCCATCAAGACATTGAAAACGGCGATCAGGCAGGCAGAGGAAACCGGCCTGCTCGGCAAGAATATACTCGGCACAGGGTTTGATTTTACCGTCCATATCCGGGAAGGTGCAGGAGCCTTTGTATGCGGGGAGGCGACAGCACTCGTTGCATCCATTGAGGGCAACAGAGGGTTCCCGCATGCACGGCCTCCGCGCGTATCTGAACCGGGGGGGGGTCCGTGGGGATATCCTTCGAACCTCAATAATGTGGAAACCTACGCGTGTGTTCCTCCGATCATTGAAAGAGGGGCGGACTGGTTCCTTGGGATCGGGACGCAGGGATCTCCCGGAACGAAAGTCTTTTCCCTTGCCGGAAAAGTGAAAAACACCGGTCTGGTCGAAGTGCCGATGGGCATTACGCTGCGGGAAATCATCTATGATATCGGCGGTGGCATTATCGGGAACAGGAAAATCAAGGCGGTGCAAACCGGAGGGCCCTCCGGCGGATGTATCCCCGAGCAGTTCCTTGATCTCCCCGTGGATTTTGACTCTCTCTGGAAGGTGGGCTCGATCATGGGCTCAGGTGGCATGGTGGTCATGGATGAAGACAACTGCATGGTTGATGTCGCTAAATTCTTTCTCTCGTTCACCCAGGCTGAATCGTGCGGCAAATGCCCGCCATGCAGGATCGGCACGTACCGGATGCTTGAGATACTTGAAAGGATCACGTCCGGGCATGGTGAAGAGGGCGATATCGAAAGGCTTGAGCATCTCGGAAAGCTGGTCAAGATGGGTTCCCTCTGCGGTCTCGGGCAGAGCGCGCCGAATCCGGTGCTCACCACGATACAGTATTTCAGGGACGAATATGAGGAACATGTCAAAGATAAATACTGCAGGGCCAAGGTATGCAATCTCGGCATCTTCCTGGTCGATCATGATGAATGCATCCTCTGCGGGCTCTGCAAGCAGGCCTGTGCGTTCGGCGCGGTCAAGGAAACGAGGAGGAGCTTTTTCATAGACAGGGATTCGTGTACCAGGTGCAAGGCATGTTATTACGCGTGTCCTATAGATGCGGTAAAAATCGTGAAACAGAGGTTTGCGAGGCTCGAAGAAGAGCTGAAGATTCCTTCTGAAGAAATAGCGGTCATCGAAAGGAGGACCAGGATGAGACTGAGGGATATACTGGAGTCAAAGCCCTATGAGATCGTCATGATCAACAGGAACTGCTGCATCGCAGATGCAGTCAGGACGATGAGTGAAAAGAATGTCAGCGGCATATTTGTGGTTGACGAACAGGAAAGACTGGTGAGCATTTTTACTGAGCGAGATATCGTCCGCTGTGTCTTCAATAATACCCCCACAAGCGAGTCTCTGGAGAATCTCATCATGCGTGACATTACTGTATTTGATCCTTCGACAGAGGTGAGTTCGGCCATTTCGATTGCTTCGCGAAAGAAAATCAGGCATCTCCCGGTAGTGGAAGGAAACAAGATCGTGGGCATGATCACGTTCCGGGACCTGGTATCATATCTGCTTCCGGAAATCTGTTTCATGGCAGAAACCATGTACTGA
- a CDS encoding NAD(P)H-dependent oxidoreductase subunit E, with the protein MLAEALDIDEQIGEVGRILHAQEKKKGVLIHALHQIQEDNGYLPEDILRKLSRNLNIALSEIYSVASFYKMFHFTPRGRKIVKVCLGTACYVRGAAKLLSTLEKEFAVKSGNTTEDLAMTLETVGCVGCCGLAPVATINEDVVGEIIGEKKTGAFVSAIREEA; encoded by the coding sequence ATGTTAGCTGAAGCACTTGATATTGACGAACAGATCGGCGAAGTCGGCCGGATACTTCATGCACAGGAGAAAAAGAAGGGCGTACTGATTCATGCCCTTCACCAGATTCAGGAAGATAACGGGTATCTCCCGGAAGACATACTGAGGAAACTTTCCCGGAACCTGAATATTGCCCTTTCAGAGATTTACAGTGTGGCAAGCTTCTACAAGATGTTTCACTTCACGCCAAGGGGAAGGAAGATCGTGAAGGTATGTCTTGGTACCGCCTGTTATGTGAGAGGGGCTGCGAAACTGCTCTCGACACTCGAGAAGGAATTTGCGGTCAAAAGCGGAAATACCACAGAGGATCTTGCGATGACGCTCGAGACCGTGGGATGTGTGGGATGCTGCGGACTTGCTCCTGTTGCCACGATTAATGAAGACGTGGTCGGGGAAATCATCGGAGAAAAGAAAACCGGGGCGTTTGTCAGTGCCATAAGGGAAGAGGCATGA